A single genomic interval of Nerophis lumbriciformis linkage group LG17, RoL_Nlum_v2.1, whole genome shotgun sequence harbors:
- the nkapd1 gene encoding uncharacterized protein NKAPD1 — MSKQTLGKKYLRNIIRHTDAHNKIQEETEMWKMRDMEVNHVSDEKTTRGHMHCDRMSYQSRVSSDHDDREARYWTRKLYEFEDNDPDRWGHSGFKELYPEEFGSDSGKSSSSKKTEQHRHKESRSRHSKRSSHKKKKRKKEAEEGKRKRSEWSCADRRSDDDGGGNADKDKERETKSRHRSKKSDKTRERRDEASEDEGRGRRTHSHKRRNPDSHKRSDSKKKRRKDWRAAGEKSSDESSGE; from the exons ATGTCGAAGCAGACTCTGGGGAAGAAATATCTAAGAAATATCATCCGCCATACCGATGCTCACAACAAG ATCCAGGAAGAGACCGAGATGTGGAAGATGCGAGACATGGAAGTCAATCACGTGAGCGACGAAAAGACAACCAG GGGTCACATGCACTGTGATCGAATGTCCTATCAGTCCAGAGTCTCCTCAGATCACGATGACAGGGAGGCTCGATACTGGACGCGTAAGCTCTATGAATTCGAGGACAACGATCCAGACAG ATGGGGACACAGTGGCTTCAAGGAGCTTTATCCAGAGGAGTTTGGGAGTGACAG TGGTAAAAGCAGCTCAAGCAAGAAGACAGAGCAGCACAGACACAAAGAGTCCAGGTCAAGACACTCCAAAAGATCTTCccataagaagaagaagaggaagaaagagGCGGAGGAGGGAAAGCGGAAAAGGTCTGAGTGGTCGTGCGCCGATAGAAGAAGCGATGACGACGGCGGCGGCAACGCGGACAAAGACAAGGAGAGGGAGACGAAAAGCCGACATCGGAGTAAGAAAAGCGACAAAACGAGGGAGAGGAGGGACGAGGCGAGCGAGGACGAGGGCCGCGGCCGACGGACGCACAGTCACAAAAGGAGAAATCCGGACTCTCACAAACGCTCCGACTCGAAGAAGAAGCGGAGAAAAGACTGGCGAGCGGCGGGCGAGAAGAGCTCAGATGAAAGCTCTGGAGAATAA